Proteins from a single region of Streptomyces sp. Tu 3180:
- a CDS encoding MFS transporter — MFAPRTTPWPPVALFTAGYLAPYLLPTTVGRLESGLGLSATQAGAVGSALLLSSATAGFLLASRVERAGARTLARLGLLLAALGYGTAALTTAVPAVVAGAVVGGFGSGTATTVAATLIAALGASPARAEPRARGSDPHSASTLGLLGVSALAGVVYLTVPRLPGHGLTLAAVALTALAVWPLTSRLPAGTRGPRRAGAGTAPRTGSARLPHRRSGLVLAGAMVFWSLAQNALWGVSGRIGVTQAHLTEPVVGVVFAVALGAGLLGVVAAGALGSRLGRALPIGGGTVLIAGCIVLSASATGLGSFAAGEIAWNTVYPVVLSYLIGLAASLDPRGRWAVLVGSASSLGTAAGPLTGSVLSAQAGFPVMGAVLGAGLLLVALPMTAVALHTGGRPLLPGAVRRRGGHPAAVVAASTGTPTGAVPEVGAPEQPVVEIPVDGTPAPARRAYDTAAATRAPGGR; from the coding sequence GTGTTCGCCCCCCGCACCACTCCCTGGCCGCCCGTCGCCCTCTTCACGGCCGGGTACCTCGCCCCGTACCTGCTGCCGACCACCGTCGGCCGGCTGGAAAGCGGCCTCGGCCTGTCCGCCACGCAGGCGGGAGCCGTCGGCAGCGCGCTGCTGCTGAGCTCGGCGACCGCCGGGTTCCTGCTGGCCTCCCGGGTGGAGCGGGCCGGGGCGCGCACCCTGGCCCGGCTCGGGCTCCTGCTGGCCGCCCTCGGCTACGGCACCGCCGCGCTCACCACCGCCGTGCCGGCCGTCGTCGCCGGCGCGGTCGTGGGCGGGTTCGGCTCCGGCACGGCCACCACCGTCGCCGCCACCCTGATCGCCGCGCTGGGGGCGTCCCCTGCCCGAGCGGAGCCGAGAGCTCGGGGGAGCGATCCGCACAGCGCCTCCACCCTCGGGCTGCTCGGCGTCTCCGCGCTCGCGGGCGTGGTGTACCTGACGGTCCCCCGCCTGCCGGGACACGGCCTCACCCTGGCCGCCGTCGCCCTCACCGCGCTGGCCGTGTGGCCGCTGACCTCCCGTCTGCCCGCCGGCACCCGCGGACCGCGGCGCGCGGGCGCCGGCACGGCCCCCCGGACCGGCTCTGCCCGCCTCCCGCACCGGCGTTCGGGGCTCGTCCTGGCCGGCGCCATGGTGTTCTGGTCGCTCGCCCAGAACGCGCTGTGGGGCGTGAGCGGCCGGATCGGCGTCACCCAGGCGCACCTCACCGAGCCGGTCGTCGGGGTCGTCTTCGCCGTGGCGCTGGGCGCCGGACTGCTGGGCGTGGTGGCGGCGGGCGCGCTGGGGTCGCGGCTGGGGCGGGCGCTGCCCATCGGCGGCGGCACCGTCCTGATCGCCGGCTGCATCGTGCTCAGCGCCTCCGCGACCGGGCTGGGCAGCTTCGCGGCCGGGGAGATCGCCTGGAACACCGTCTACCCGGTGGTGCTGTCGTACCTGATCGGGCTCGCGGCCTCGCTGGACCCGCGCGGGCGCTGGGCCGTGCTGGTCGGGTCGGCGTCCTCGCTGGGCACCGCCGCCGGACCGCTGACCGGCAGCGTGCTGTCCGCGCAGGCCGGGTTCCCCGTCATGGGCGCGGTGCTCGGCGCCGGTCTGCTGCTGGTCGCGCTGCCGATGACCGCCGTCGCCCTGCACACCGGCGGGCGCCCGCTGCTGCCGGGCGCGGTCCGGCGCCGGGGCGGGCACCCGGCCGCCGTGGTCGCCGCCTCCACCGGCACGCCGACGGGCGCGGTGCCCGAGGTCGGCGCCCCGGAGCAGCCGGTGGTGGAGATCCCGGTGGACGGCACCCCCGCGCCCGCCCGGCGCGCCTACGACACGGCGGCGGCGACGCGGGCACCAGGGGGCCGCTGA
- a CDS encoding adenosine deaminase translates to MPVPKAELHLHIEGTLEPELAFSLAARNGLELPYADTDALREAYRFQDLQSFLDLYYELMAVLRTERDFEDLADAYLARAAAQGVRHAEIFFDPQAHLARGVGMGTVVEGLWRALGRSEETHGVSTRLIMCFLRDESAGSAMATLDAARPYLDRITGVGLDSAEVGHPPVKFREVYEAAAALGLRRVAHAGEEGPPEYITEALDVLGVERVDHGLRCVEDPALVERLVRERVPLTLCPLSNVRLRTVDTLADHPLPAMLDAGLMCTVNSDDPAYFGGYAGDNFDAVRGTLGLGPERLRELARNSFLASFLDDDEERRARYLAEVEAYDFG, encoded by the coding sequence ATGCCCGTACCGAAAGCCGAACTGCACCTTCATATCGAAGGCACCCTCGAACCCGAGCTGGCCTTCTCGCTGGCCGCCCGCAACGGCCTCGAGCTGCCCTACGCCGACACCGACGCGCTCCGCGAGGCCTACCGGTTCCAGGACCTGCAGTCCTTCCTGGACCTGTACTACGAGCTGATGGCGGTGCTGCGCACCGAGCGGGACTTCGAGGACCTCGCCGACGCCTACCTCGCCCGCGCCGCCGCGCAGGGCGTGCGGCACGCGGAGATCTTCTTCGACCCGCAGGCGCACCTGGCGCGCGGGGTCGGCATGGGCACGGTCGTCGAGGGACTGTGGCGCGCGCTGGGCAGGAGCGAGGAGACGCACGGCGTCTCCACCCGGCTGATCATGTGCTTCCTGCGCGACGAGTCCGCCGGGTCGGCGATGGCCACCCTGGACGCCGCCAGGCCCTACCTGGACCGCATCACCGGCGTCGGCCTCGACTCCGCCGAGGTCGGGCACCCGCCGGTGAAGTTCCGCGAGGTGTACGAGGCCGCCGCCGCGCTCGGGCTGCGGCGCGTGGCGCACGCCGGTGAGGAGGGGCCGCCGGAGTACATCACCGAGGCCCTGGACGTCCTCGGTGTCGAGCGGGTCGACCACGGGCTGCGCTGCGTGGAGGACCCGGCGCTGGTGGAGCGGCTGGTGCGCGAACGCGTCCCGCTGACCCTGTGCCCCCTGTCGAACGTCCGGCTGCGCACGGTGGACACCCTCGCCGACCACCCGCTGCCCGCGATGCTCGACGCCGGCCTGATGTGCACGGTCAACTCCGATGACCCGGCCTACTTCGGCGGGTACGCCGGCGACAACTTCGACGCGGTGCGCGGGACGCTGGGCCTCGGCCCGGAGCGCCTGCGCGAACTGGCCCGCAACTCCTTCCTCGCCTCCTTCCTGGACGACGACGAGGAGCGGCGGGCCCGCTACCTGGCCGAGGTGGAGGCGTACGACTTCGGCTAG
- a CDS encoding ribonuclease Z yields MSVRELVVLGTASQVPTRHRNHNGYLLRWDGEGILFDPGEGTQRQMLRAGVAAHDLNRICVTHFHGDHSLGLAGVIQRINLDRVPHEVTAHYPRSGQRFFDRLRYATAYRETVALTEAPVDADGPLAVTPGYTLEARRLSHPVESFGYRLLEPDGRRMLPDRLAAHGVRGPDVGRIQREGALGGVSLEDVSEVRRGQRFAFVMDTRLCEGVYALAEGCDMLVVESTFLDEDEELAVEYGHLTAGQAARVARDADVRHLVLTHFSQRYTDPAEFERQARAAGYDGDLTVAHDLLRVPLPKRR; encoded by the coding sequence TTGTCCGTACGCGAACTGGTGGTGCTCGGCACCGCGAGCCAGGTCCCCACCCGGCACCGCAACCACAACGGCTACCTGCTGCGCTGGGACGGCGAGGGCATCCTGTTCGACCCCGGCGAGGGCACCCAGCGCCAGATGCTGCGCGCCGGGGTCGCCGCGCACGACCTGAACCGCATCTGCGTCACCCACTTCCACGGCGACCACTCGCTCGGCCTCGCCGGGGTGATCCAGCGCATCAACCTCGACCGGGTCCCGCACGAGGTCACCGCCCACTACCCGCGCTCCGGGCAGCGCTTCTTCGACCGGCTGCGGTACGCCACCGCCTACCGCGAGACCGTGGCCCTCACCGAGGCCCCGGTCGACGCGGACGGCCCGCTGGCCGTCACCCCCGGCTACACGCTGGAGGCGCGCAGGCTGTCGCACCCCGTCGAGTCGTTCGGCTACCGCCTGCTCGAACCCGACGGGCGGCGCATGCTGCCCGACCGGCTCGCCGCGCACGGCGTCAGGGGCCCGGACGTCGGCCGCATCCAGCGCGAGGGCGCGCTCGGCGGCGTCTCGCTGGAGGACGTCAGCGAGGTGCGGCGCGGGCAGCGGTTCGCGTTCGTCATGGACACCCGGCTCTGCGAGGGGGTGTACGCGCTCGCCGAGGGCTGCGACATGCTGGTCGTCGAGTCGACCTTCCTCGACGAGGACGAGGAACTCGCCGTCGAGTACGGCCACCTGACCGCCGGCCAGGCCGCCCGGGTGGCGCGCGACGCGGACGTGCGGCACCTCGTCCTCACCCACTTCAGCCAGCGCTACACCGACCCGGCGGAGTTCGAGCGGCAGGCACGGGCCGCCGGATACGACGGGGACCTGACCGTGGCGCACGACCTGCTGAGGGTGCCGCTTCCGAAGCGTCGGTGA
- a CDS encoding histidine triad nucleotide-binding protein codes for MAGEAQDDCLFCKIVAGTIPATIVRETETTVAFRDINPQAPTHVLVIPKAHHKDAAALAAAAPELAADVLRETQAVADEEKLESYRIVFNTGSGAGQTVWHAHAHVLGGRGLQWPPG; via the coding sequence ATGGCAGGGGAAGCGCAGGACGACTGCCTGTTCTGCAAGATCGTCGCGGGGACCATTCCGGCGACGATCGTCCGCGAGACGGAGACCACCGTCGCGTTCCGCGACATAAACCCCCAGGCGCCCACCCACGTCCTGGTGATCCCGAAGGCGCACCACAAGGACGCGGCGGCCCTCGCCGCCGCCGCGCCCGAGCTCGCCGCGGACGTGCTGCGCGAGACGCAGGCCGTCGCGGACGAGGAGAAGCTGGAGAGCTACCGCATCGTCTTCAACACCGGCAGCGGCGCCGGCCAGACCGTCTGGCACGCGCACGCCCACGTCCTGGGCGGCCGCGGCCTCCAGTGGCCCCCCGGGTAA
- a CDS encoding S41 family peptidase, producing the protein MTQPASVASTAYLRFPHLHGELIAFTAEDDVWLAPLDGGRAWRVSADNVPVNQPRISPDGTTVAWTSTRDGAPEVHIAPVAGGPAKRLTYWGSWKTQVRGWTPDGQVLALSTHGQPSLRRTWARAVPLDGGPAATLPYGPVGDVAHGPHTVLLSAPMGREAAWWKRYRGGTAGKLWIDGGGRDGEDAGEFVRLHEDLDGNVEYPLWVGDRIAFLSDHEGTGALYSSLADGSDLRRHTPLGGFYARHAATDGTRVVYSSAGELWLLDDLDGAEPRRLDVRLGGQRVDLQPFPVNAARWFGSASPDHTARGSAVCVRGAVHWVTHRSGPARALAATPGVRARRPRTFRADGEEWVVWVTDAEGDDALEFAPATGLAPGATPRRIAAGRLGRVVGLAMAPDGSRAAVASHDGRVLLVERETGEVREVDRSEDGDVSGLVFSPDSAWLAWSHPGPRPLSQLRLANTTDLSVTEATPLRFQDYAPAFTLDGKHLAFLSTRSFDPVYDEHVFDLAFVEGVRPYLITLAATTPSPFGPQRHGRPFETPDREETPDSEGTPATRIDLEGLADRIVPFPVEAARYSNLRAAKDGVLWLRHPVRGVLGASRATPDDPDPKTDLERYDLAQQRLEHLAVDADHFEVSGDGKRVLLWTDRRLKVVPSDRRASGDDDSDTNVTVDLGRVRQFVDPAAEWRQMFDEAGRIMRDNFWRADMSGVDWDGVLDRYRPVLDRLATHDDLVDLLWEVQGELGTSHAYVTPRGGYGDGARQGLLGADISRHEDGTWRVDRVLPSETSDPDARSPLAAPGVAVRPGDAIVAVAGQPVDPVTGPAPLLVGTAGRPVELTVSPAGGGDPRHAVVVPLADEEPLRYHAWVTDRRAYVHEKSGGRLGYIHVPDMQAPGWAQIHRDLRVEVLREGLVVDVRENRGGHTSQLVVEKLARRIVGWDLPRGMRAESYPRDAPRGPVVAVANEFSGSDGDIVNAAIRALGIGPVVGTRTWGGVIGIDSRYHLVDGTLVTQPKYAFWLEGYGWGVENHGVDPDVEVVQRPQDHAAGRDVQLDEAVRLALAALEETPAKTPPALD; encoded by the coding sequence GTGACACAGCCTGCATCGGTCGCATCCACCGCATACCTCCGATTCCCGCACCTGCACGGTGAGTTGATCGCCTTCACCGCCGAGGACGACGTGTGGCTCGCGCCGCTCGACGGCGGCCGGGCCTGGCGGGTCAGCGCCGACAACGTGCCGGTGAACCAGCCCCGCATCTCGCCCGACGGCACCACCGTCGCCTGGACCTCCACCCGTGACGGCGCCCCCGAGGTGCACATCGCGCCGGTCGCCGGCGGCCCCGCCAAGCGGCTGACGTACTGGGGGAGTTGGAAGACGCAGGTGCGCGGCTGGACCCCGGACGGGCAGGTGCTGGCGCTCAGCACCCACGGCCAGCCCAGCCTGCGCCGGACCTGGGCCCGTGCCGTCCCCCTCGACGGGGGTCCGGCCGCCACCCTGCCCTACGGCCCGGTCGGCGACGTCGCGCACGGACCGCACACCGTGCTGCTGTCCGCGCCGATGGGCCGCGAGGCCGCCTGGTGGAAGCGCTACCGGGGCGGCACGGCGGGCAAGCTGTGGATCGACGGGGGCGGGCGCGACGGGGAGGACGCGGGCGAGTTCGTCCGCCTGCACGAGGACCTCGACGGGAACGTCGAGTACCCGCTGTGGGTGGGGGACAGGATCGCGTTCCTGTCCGACCACGAGGGCACCGGCGCCCTGTACTCCTCCCTCGCCGACGGATCCGACCTGCGCCGGCACACCCCCCTCGGGGGCTTCTACGCCCGGCACGCCGCCACCGACGGCACCCGCGTCGTCTACTCCAGCGCCGGCGAGCTGTGGCTGCTGGACGACCTCGACGGGGCCGAGCCGCGCCGGCTCGACGTCCGGCTCGGCGGGCAGCGCGTCGACCTCCAGCCGTTCCCGGTGAACGCCGCCCGCTGGTTCGGCTCCGCGTCCCCCGACCACACCGCGCGCGGCAGCGCCGTCTGCGTCCGCGGCGCCGTCCACTGGGTCACCCACCGCTCCGGCCCCGCCCGCGCGCTCGCCGCGACCCCGGGCGTCCGGGCCCGCCGCCCGCGCACCTTCCGCGCGGACGGCGAGGAGTGGGTGGTGTGGGTGACGGACGCCGAGGGCGACGACGCCCTGGAGTTCGCCCCCGCCACCGGCCTCGCCCCGGGCGCCACCCCGCGCCGCATCGCCGCCGGCCGGCTCGGCCGCGTCGTGGGGCTCGCCATGGCGCCCGACGGCAGCCGCGCCGCCGTCGCCTCGCACGACGGCCGCGTCCTGCTCGTCGAGCGCGAGACCGGCGAGGTCCGCGAGGTCGACCGCAGCGAGGACGGCGACGTCTCCGGGCTGGTCTTCTCGCCCGACTCCGCCTGGCTCGCCTGGTCCCACCCCGGCCCGCGCCCGCTCAGCCAGCTCCGCCTCGCCAACACCACCGACCTGTCGGTCACCGAGGCCACCCCGCTGCGCTTCCAGGACTACGCGCCCGCCTTCACCCTCGACGGCAAGCACCTCGCCTTCCTGTCGACCCGCTCCTTCGACCCGGTCTACGACGAGCACGTCTTCGACCTGGCCTTCGTCGAGGGCGTCCGCCCGTACCTGATCACCCTCGCGGCGACGACCCCGTCCCCGTTCGGCCCGCAGCGGCACGGCCGCCCCTTCGAGACGCCGGACCGGGAGGAGACCCCCGACAGCGAGGGCACCCCCGCCACCCGGATCGACCTCGAGGGCCTCGCCGACCGCATCGTGCCGTTCCCGGTCGAGGCCGCCCGCTACAGCAACCTGCGCGCCGCCAAGGACGGGGTGCTGTGGCTGCGCCACCCGGTGCGCGGGGTGCTCGGCGCCTCCCGCGCCACCCCCGACGACCCCGACCCCAAGACCGACCTGGAGCGCTACGACCTCGCCCAGCAGCGCCTCGAGCACCTGGCCGTGGACGCCGACCACTTCGAGGTCAGCGGCGACGGCAAACGGGTGCTGCTGTGGACCGACCGGCGGCTGAAGGTCGTCCCCAGCGACCGGCGCGCCTCCGGCGACGACGACAGCGACACCAACGTCACCGTCGACCTCGGCCGGGTCCGCCAGTTCGTCGACCCGGCCGCCGAGTGGCGGCAGATGTTCGACGAGGCCGGCCGCATCATGCGGGACAACTTCTGGCGGGCGGACATGAGCGGCGTCGACTGGGACGGCGTCCTCGACCGCTACCGCCCCGTCCTCGACCGCCTCGCCACCCACGACGACCTCGTCGACCTGCTCTGGGAGGTGCAGGGCGAGCTCGGCACCTCGCACGCCTACGTCACCCCGCGCGGCGGGTACGGCGACGGCGCCCGGCAGGGCCTGCTCGGCGCGGACATCTCCCGCCACGAGGACGGCACCTGGCGCGTCGACCGCGTCCTGCCCTCCGAGACCTCCGACCCCGACGCCCGCTCCCCGCTCGCCGCGCCCGGCGTCGCCGTCCGTCCCGGCGACGCGATCGTCGCGGTCGCCGGACAGCCCGTCGACCCGGTGACCGGGCCCGCCCCGCTGCTGGTCGGCACCGCGGGCAGACCGGTCGAGCTGACCGTCTCCCCGGCCGGCGGCGGCGACCCGCGCCACGCGGTCGTCGTCCCCCTCGCCGACGAGGAACCGCTGCGCTACCACGCCTGGGTCACCGACCGGCGCGCCTACGTCCACGAGAAGTCCGGCGGCCGCCTCGGCTACATCCACGTCCCCGACATGCAGGCGCCCGGCTGGGCGCAGATCCACCGCGACCTGCGCGTCGAGGTGCTCCGCGAGGGCCTGGTCGTGGACGTGCGGGAGAACCGCGGCGGGCACACCTCCCAGCTCGTCGTGGAGAAGCTGGCCCGGCGGATCGTCGGCTGGGACCTGCCGCGCGGCATGCGGGCGGAGAGCTACCCGCGCGACGCGCCCCGCGGTCCCGTCGTCGCCGTCGCCAACGAGTTCTCCGGCTCCGACGGCGACATCGTCAACGCGGCGATCCGGGCCCTCGGCATCGGCCCGGTGGTCGGCACCCGCACCTGGGGCGGTGTGATCGGCATCGACAGCCGCTACCACCTGGTCGACGGCACGCTCGTCACCCAGCCCAAGTACGCCTTCTGGCTGGAGGGGTACGGCTGGGGGGTCGAGAACCACGGGGTGGACCCGGACGTGGAGGTGGTGCAGCGGCCGCAGGACCACGCGGCGGGCAGGGACGTACAGCTGGACGAGGCGGTCCGGCTGGCGCTGGCCGCGCTCGAGGAGACGCCGGCGAAGACGCCGCCCGCGCTGGACTGA
- a CDS encoding 16S rRNA (uracil(1498)-N(3))-methyltransferase yields the protein MTAPVFVVDHFDTDGAGRYVLDGPEGRHAVSVKRLRAGEAVVLTDGAGRWAEGEVDGTEGKDRLVVTLGEVAEEPARSPRLTVVQALPKGDRGELAVETMTEVGVDAIVPWAAARCITQWKGERGLKSLTKWRATAREAGKQSRRVRFPEVADAATTRQVASLLADADFAAVLHESGTEPLATAELPASGEIVLVVGPEGGISPEELALFEEAGARAHRLGPSVLRTSTAGTAAAALLLGRTGRWS from the coding sequence ATGACCGCGCCGGTGTTCGTCGTCGACCACTTCGACACGGACGGCGCGGGCCGTTACGTGCTCGACGGCCCCGAGGGCCGGCACGCCGTCTCCGTGAAGCGGCTGCGGGCCGGGGAGGCCGTCGTCCTCACCGACGGCGCGGGCCGCTGGGCCGAGGGCGAGGTGGACGGCACGGAGGGCAAGGACCGCCTGGTCGTGACCCTCGGCGAGGTCGCCGAGGAGCCCGCCCGGTCCCCCCGCCTGACCGTCGTGCAGGCGCTGCCCAAGGGCGACCGGGGAGAACTGGCCGTGGAGACGATGACCGAGGTCGGTGTCGACGCGATCGTGCCGTGGGCGGCGGCGCGCTGCATCACGCAGTGGAAGGGCGAGCGGGGGCTGAAGTCCCTCACCAAGTGGCGGGCGACGGCCCGCGAGGCCGGCAAGCAGTCCCGCCGGGTGCGCTTCCCCGAGGTCGCGGACGCGGCGACGACCCGGCAGGTTGCCTCACTTCTGGCCGACGCCGACTTCGCCGCCGTCCTCCACGAGAGCGGCACCGAACCCCTCGCGACCGCCGAACTCCCCGCCTCCGGCGAGATCGTGCTGGTCGTCGGGCCCGAAGGAGGCATCTCCCCCGAGGAGTTGGCCCTCTTCGAGGAGGCCGGCGCCCGCGCCCACCGGCTGGGCCCCAGCGTGCTGCGCACCTCCACCGCCGGAACGGCGGCCGCGGCCCTGCTCCTGGGCCGCACCGGCCGCTGGTCCTGA
- a CDS encoding nitronate monooxygenase, translating to MSSVPTDLLPHPIVQAPMAGGVSVPQLAAAVSEAGGLGFLAAGYKTADGMYQEIKQLRGLTARPFGVNLFLPQPETADPAAVGVYAHQLAGEAAWYETELGDPDSGRDDGFDAKLAVLLDDPVPVVSFHFGVPAREVLESLRRVGTFTLVTATTADEARAVERAGADAVIAQGVEAGGHQGTHRDAAEADGSGIGLLSLIAQVRESVGIPVVAAGGIMRGGQIAAALAAGAAAAQLGTAFLATHESGAHALHKQALTDPLYVRTELTRAFSGRPARGLVNRFLREHGPYAPAAYPDVHHLTAPLRRAAARAGDAQGMALWAGQGHRMARELPAGRLVEVLVAELASARTALSAGGAR from the coding sequence ATGTCCTCCGTACCGACCGATCTCCTCCCGCACCCGATCGTGCAGGCCCCCATGGCGGGCGGTGTCTCCGTGCCGCAGCTGGCCGCCGCCGTGTCCGAGGCGGGCGGGCTCGGTTTCCTCGCCGCCGGGTACAAGACCGCGGACGGGATGTACCAGGAGATCAAACAGCTGCGGGGACTGACCGCCAGGCCCTTCGGCGTCAACCTCTTCCTGCCCCAGCCGGAGACGGCCGACCCCGCCGCCGTCGGCGTCTACGCCCACCAGCTGGCCGGGGAGGCCGCCTGGTACGAGACCGAGCTCGGCGACCCCGACAGCGGCCGCGACGACGGCTTCGACGCCAAGCTCGCCGTCCTCCTGGACGATCCGGTGCCGGTGGTGTCGTTCCACTTCGGCGTGCCGGCCCGCGAGGTCCTGGAATCCCTCCGCCGCGTCGGCACGTTCACCCTGGTCACCGCCACCACAGCGGACGAGGCCCGGGCCGTCGAGCGGGCCGGCGCGGACGCGGTGATCGCGCAGGGCGTCGAGGCCGGCGGCCACCAGGGCACCCACCGGGACGCCGCGGAGGCGGACGGCTCCGGCATCGGACTGCTGTCCCTGATCGCCCAGGTCCGGGAGTCCGTCGGCATCCCGGTCGTCGCCGCCGGCGGCATCATGCGCGGCGGCCAGATCGCCGCGGCGCTCGCGGCCGGCGCCGCCGCGGCCCAGCTCGGCACCGCCTTCCTCGCCACCCACGAGTCCGGCGCACACGCCCTGCACAAGCAGGCGCTGACCGACCCCCTGTACGTCCGCACCGAGCTGACCCGCGCCTTCTCCGGCCGCCCGGCCCGCGGCCTGGTCAACCGCTTCCTGCGCGAGCACGGCCCGTACGCGCCCGCCGCCTACCCGGACGTCCACCACCTCACCGCCCCCCTGCGCAGGGCCGCCGCCAGGGCCGGGGACGCGCAGGGCATGGCGCTGTGGGCGGGACAGGGCCACCGGATGGCCCGGGAGCTGCCCGCCGGGCGGCTGGTGGAGGTGCTGGTCGCCGAACTCGCCTCCGCCCGCACGGCGTTGTCGGCGGGAGGTGCCCGATGA
- the dnaJ gene encoding molecular chaperone DnaJ yields the protein MATDYYAVLGVRRDASQEEIKKAFRRLARELHPDVNPDPKTQERFKEINAAYEVLSDPQKKQVYDLGGDPLSQSGGGGAGGFGAGGFGNFSDIMDAFFGTASQRGPRSRTRRGQDAMIRIEVELDEAAFGTTKDIQVDTAIVCTTCSGEGAAPGTSAQTCDMCRGRGEVSQVTRSFLGQVMTSRPCPQCQGFGTVVPTPCPECAGDGRIRSRRTLTVKIPAGVDNGTRIQLAGEGEVGPGGGPAGDLYVEIHELPHPTFQRRGDDLHCTVTIPMTAAALGTKVPLETLDGMEEVDIRPGTQSGQSIPLHGRGVTHLRGGGRGDLVVHVEVQTPTKLDPEQERLLRELAKLRGEERPQGQFQPGQQGLFSRLKDAFNGR from the coding sequence GTGGCCACGGACTACTACGCCGTACTCGGCGTGCGCCGCGACGCGTCGCAGGAAGAGATCAAGAAGGCCTTCCGGCGACTCGCCCGCGAGCTGCATCCGGACGTCAATCCGGATCCGAAGACCCAGGAGCGGTTCAAGGAGATCAACGCCGCCTACGAGGTGCTGTCGGACCCGCAGAAGAAGCAGGTCTACGACCTCGGCGGCGATCCGCTCTCGCAGTCCGGCGGCGGCGGCGCGGGCGGCTTCGGGGCCGGCGGCTTCGGGAACTTCTCCGACATCATGGACGCGTTCTTCGGCACGGCGTCGCAGCGCGGGCCGCGCTCGCGCACCCGCCGGGGCCAGGACGCGATGATCCGCATCGAGGTCGAGCTCGACGAGGCCGCGTTCGGCACGACCAAGGACATCCAGGTCGACACGGCGATCGTCTGCACCACCTGCAGCGGCGAGGGCGCCGCGCCCGGCACCAGCGCGCAGACCTGCGACATGTGCCGCGGCCGCGGTGAGGTCTCGCAGGTCACGCGGTCCTTCCTGGGCCAGGTCATGACCTCGCGCCCGTGCCCGCAGTGCCAGGGCTTCGGCACCGTGGTCCCGACCCCGTGCCCGGAGTGCGCGGGCGACGGCCGCATCCGCTCCCGGCGCACGCTCACCGTCAAGATCCCGGCCGGTGTCGACAACGGCACCCGGATCCAGCTCGCCGGCGAGGGCGAGGTCGGGCCCGGCGGCGGTCCCGCCGGCGACCTGTACGTCGAGATCCACGAGCTGCCGCACCCCACCTTCCAGCGGCGCGGCGACGACCTGCACTGCACGGTCACCATCCCGATGACCGCGGCGGCCCTCGGCACCAAGGTGCCGCTGGAGACGCTGGACGGCATGGAGGAGGTCGACATCCGGCCCGGCACCCAGTCCGGCCAGTCGATCCCGCTGCACGGCCGGGGCGTCACGCACCTGCGCGGCGGGGGCCGGGGCGACCTCGTCGTCCACGTCGAGGTCCAGACCCCGACCAAGCTCGACCCCGAGCAGGAGCGCCTGCTCCGGGAACTGGCCAAGCTCCGCGGCGAGGAGCGCCCGCAGGGCCAGTTCCAGCCCGGTCAGCAGGGCCTGTTCTCCCGGCTGAAGGACGCGTTCAACGGACGCTGA
- the hrcA gene encoding heat-inducible transcriptional repressor HrcA, protein MLSERRLQVLRAIVQDYVGTEEPVGSKALTERHNLGVSPATVRNDMAALEDEGYIAQPHTSAGRIPTDKGYRLFVDKLAGVKPMSPPERRAIQNFLEGAVDLDDVVARTVRLLAQLTRQVAVVQYPSLTRSTVRHVELLSLAPARLMLVLITDTGRVEQRMVDCPAPFGESSLADLRARLNSRVAGRRFTDVPSLVEDLPEAFEAEDRGTVSTVLSTLLETLVEENEERLMIGGTANLTRFGHDFPLTIRPVLEALEEQVVLLKLLGEAKDPGVTVRIGHENAHEGLNSTSVVSVGYGSGGEAVAKLGVVGPTRMDYPGTMGAVRAVARYVGQILAES, encoded by the coding sequence ATGCTCAGTGAACGCAGGCTCCAGGTGTTGCGCGCCATCGTCCAGGACTACGTCGGCACCGAGGAGCCGGTCGGCTCCAAGGCCCTCACCGAGCGGCACAACCTCGGCGTCTCCCCGGCGACCGTCCGCAACGACATGGCGGCCCTGGAGGACGAGGGCTACATCGCCCAGCCGCACACCAGCGCCGGGCGCATCCCCACCGACAAGGGCTACCGGCTGTTCGTCGACAAGCTCGCCGGCGTCAAGCCGATGAGCCCGCCGGAGCGGCGCGCCATCCAGAACTTCCTCGAGGGCGCCGTCGACCTCGACGACGTGGTGGCCCGTACGGTGCGGCTGCTCGCGCAGCTGACCCGGCAGGTCGCCGTCGTGCAGTACCCGTCGCTGACCCGTTCGACGGTGCGCCACGTGGAACTGCTGTCCCTCGCGCCCGCGCGCCTGATGCTGGTGCTGATCACGGACACCGGCCGGGTCGAGCAGCGCATGGTCGACTGCCCGGCGCCGTTCGGCGAGTCGTCCCTGGCGGACCTGCGCGCGCGGCTGAACAGCCGGGTCGCGGGCCGCCGGTTCACCGACGTGCCGAGCCTGGTGGAGGACCTCCCGGAGGCCTTCGAGGCCGAGGACCGCGGTACCGTCTCGACGGTGCTCTCCACCCTCCTGGAGACGCTCGTCGAGGAGAACGAGGAGCGGCTGATGATCGGCGGCACCGCCAATCTCACCCGCTTCGGACACGACTTCCCCCTCACGATCCGGCCCGTCCTGGAGGCGCTCGAGGAGCAGGTCGTGCTCCTCAAGCTGCTCGGCGAGGCGAAGGATCCGGGCGTGACCGTCCGTATCGGTCACGAGAACGCCCACGAAGGACTCAACTCCACGTCCGTCGTGTCGGTCGGCTACGGTTCGGGCGGCGAGGCGGTTGCCAAGCTCGGCGTGGTCGGACCGACCCGCATGGACTACCCGGGAACGATGGGAGCGGTACGCGCAGTGGCACGGTACGTCGGACAAATCCTGGCGGAGTCATAG